In the genome of Afipia felis ATCC 53690, the window GATCACAACAAAAAGACGCTCCTTCGCCTTCTGCAGACTGTCGAATTCTCCCGCCCAGATAATCCGATACCCGTTGGGCAGCTTGATCGCTTTCGCAACCCGCTCCTGCGCCTCGGCAACGGTGCTGCCGAGATCGCGCCCGCGAACACTAAATTTGACCGGAACGTAGCGCTGGCTTCGTTCGCGGTAGATGAAGGATGCTCCGGTATCCAGGCTAATATCAGCAAGCTCGCTCAGCGGAACATAGGCGTTGGCACCGGATGGGGTTTGATAGGCTACCTGCACCGTGCGCACCGCGTCGATGCTGTCCCGGAATTTAGGGTCGAGCCGCACGGCAAGGCTGAACTGCCGGTCACCCTCCAGAACTGTCGTAGCGGTCGTACCGCCGAGAGCAGCCTGCACCACTGTATTGACGTCGCCGGTGTTGAGCCCGTAACGCGCCGTCTTCTCGCGATCGATCTTTATATTGAGATTCGGCTGACCGAGCGTTCTGAAGATGCCGAGATCCGTTACACCCTTCACCTTGGCCATCTCGGCCATGATCTGCGTCGCGAGTGATTCCAGCACCTGAAGATTGGGGCCTACGACCTTGACCGAGTTGGCTCCTTTGACGCCGGAAAGCGCTTCTTCGACATTGTCCTGGATATACTGGGAGAAGTTAAACCCGATACCCGGCAATTCTTCGCTGAACTCCTTCTGGAGTTGTTCCGTCAATTTTTCCTTGGTCAGACCAGACGGCCATTGATCGAACGGTTTCAGCGGCGCGAACAGTTCAACATTCGAAAACGGCGATGCATCGCTTCCGTTATCGGGGCGGCCATGCTGCGACACCACCGTGACGACCTCCGGGTGCTTCAGCAAAATTTGCCGCATCTTGGCGGTCGCCTTGGTTCCGGCTTCGAGCGAGATGGTTGGAGGCATTGATGCCCGAATCCAGAAATTGCCTTCCTCCAGCGCCGGAAGAAATTCGCTGCCGAGCCGAGAGGCCGCGACAGCGCTCAACGCAAGGAAAGCGCACCCGACAAGAACTGCCATTTTCACGCGCGAAAGCGCCCAGCGCAGCACCGGCGAATACGCCGCACGCAAGGCGCGCACGATCACCGTTTCGGTTTCGCTGACATGTTTCGGCAGCAGCAGGGCGGCCAGCACCGGAGTGACGGTGAAGGTCGCGATCAGCGCACCGGCCAGCGCATAGCCGTATGTCCGCGCCATTGGTCCGAAAATCTGGCCTTCGACACCCTGCATCGTGAACAACGGGACAAATGCAACCACGGTGATCGCCGCGGTAAAGAACACCGCCTTGTTCACCTGCAGCGCACTTACGAAGATCAGACGCAGCCGCTGGGTCCAGTGCGGGCTTTCAGCATCATGGCGCGGACCCGAGGTCGGATCGGAGCCCCAATAGCCCTCCGATAACCGGCTAAGAAGTGATCGTCGCTGCTCGGGCGTCGATTGGCAGTTCCGGAAGATGTTCTCCATCATGATCACAGCGGAATCGACGATGATGCCGAAGTCGACCGCGCCCAACGAAAGAAGATTGGCGTCTTCGCCGCGAATAACGAGAATGATGATCGCGAAAAACAGCGCAAACGGAATATTGGCGCCCACGATAAGGGCGCTCCGCAAGTCTCCCAAAAATATCCACTGGATCAGAAAAACCAGCAGACAACCGACGATGAGATTGTGCAGAACAGTATGGGTCGTCACGTTCACGAGCGAACTGCGATCGTAATATGGAACGATCTTGACGCCGGGAGGTAGACTCCCGTCGGCATTCATTTTCGCCACTTCGGCTTCGACGAGCGGAATGATGTCATTGGTGTGTTGCGTCCGCCCCATCACCACGATTGCCGTCGCCACATCATCTTGAGCATCACGCCCGGCGATTCCCAACCTCGGAACGTATCCGACCGTCACCTTGGCAACGTTCTTCACCTGAATCGGAAGACCGCCGGACTGGGTGAGAACCACGTTCTCGATGTCCGAGACCTTGTAGCCCTTGGTCACGTCCTCATCGCCACCACTATCGATCAATCCGATGCCACGAATATTCACCGATTGCTGGCCGATCGCGATTTCACGGCCGCCGACATTGATATTCGCGTTGGCTAGCGCGCTGAGGAGTTGCGGGACCGTAATGTTGTAGGCTTCAAGTTTTTGGGTGTCGGCCTCGACATTGAACTGCTTGGTCGTGCCGCCCCAGCTATTGATCTGCACAACACCCGGAATCGTCAGAAGGCGGCGCTCCACCACATAATCCTGCAACGTGCGGAGATTGGTGAGACCGAAGTGAGGGGGACCAACGAGCTGGTAGCGGAAAATTTCACCGACCAGACTCGACTGCTGGATGGTCGGCACCAGATTGTTCGGCAGGCTGACGTTCTGCTGGAGACTGATGGCAGCTTGGGTCAGCGCGAAATAAAAGTCCGTCCCATACTTGAACGTGACGCGAACGAAGGACAGGCCATAAAATGAAGTGGAACGGATGTTGACGACACCCGGCGTCGGATACAGCCCGACCTCCATCGGGATGGTATAGTATTTTTCCATCTCTTCGGCCGAAAGGCCGGGCGCCTGCGCGGTAATCTCGAGGATGACGGGCGCCGGATTCGGATAGGCTTCAACATTCAAGCGACTAAAGGCGACCAACCCTGCGGCGCAGAACACCACAAGGCCCAGAACGATAATCGCGCTTCGGGTCAGACCGAACTCAAGTACAGACTTTATCAAAGAATCCCCCAACCACCTGTCAGAGAATGGCGTTGCGGGGGTTAGCCATTGGCACCAAGCAAAAGTTTATTGCTGAGAAAAACCGCGCCCTCGACGACTACCAATTCACCCTGCGCCACCCCCTCAAGAATCTGGCTTTGTCCATTTTGTTGCTGCAGGCCGACCTTGACGATTCGTTTCGTGAAATGCCGGCGATCCGAAGTGACCCATACCGTCATGGTGCCATCGCCTTCCCGCACCACCGCGTCGGCCGGCACCGCCACGGAGCGGACCGGGGTGCCCGTCTGAATCACAAAGCTCGCGAACATCCCTGGTCTCAGCAGGTGCTCTGGATCGGCGATTTCAGAGCGCACGAGCTGGCGATGCGTGGTCGGGTCAATCATCGAGCCGACCACGGTCACGTGCCCCTTGAATACGGCGTCCGGATAAGCCGGCACCCGCACTTCCACCTCCTGGCCGACCTTATAAGCGGGAGCATCGGTTTCGATGACATTCGCGACCATCCACATGGTGGAGATATCCGCGACCGAGAACGGCGCAGGCGCGTTGCCGGGTTGCGTCAGAAGGCCAGGCGCAGCATTGCGGGTGATGATCCGGCCAGTAATCGGGCTCGGGACCAGCAACGTGGAATCGACATGCCGATCCTCGAGAATCTGCTCGATCTCAGCATCGGTCTTGCCGAAAATGCGTACGGCATTCTTGGCAGCCTTGAAGTTCGCTTCCGCGGTCTGCTTGTCTGAAGTAGCTTGATCGATATCTTTCTGGGCGCTGCCTCCTGCTTTCAGGAGCTGCGTGACACGTGAGAGCGTCCGCGTCTGAAGTTCGAGAACTCCGGCGCTCGCCAGCAATGCAGATTCCGCCTGCAGCAGATCGGGACTGTCGATCGTGAAAAGAAGATCGCCTTGTTTAACGTCATCGCCGATGTTGTAGAGCGCCTTGATGATCTTCCCCGGATACTGGGAGAATACCTGAATCAGCAGATTCTGATTGAAGTCGATGGTCCCGACAGCCGTCCGGCGCATCGCAAATTCCTGAACGGGAGCCGGAGCAATCGTCAGTGTTGATGCCTGCTTTTCGGTCAAATCGACAGATGATCGTGCGTCGGCGCGGCCGGATGCCGGCCGGCTCTCCGACACCTGAGGATCGGTCGCCGCTTGGACATCTGTCGATCCTAACAGGTATCTTCCGCCCAGCACTACGACCGCGCTCAAGGCAACCATCGCGGCAAGAGCGTGCCATGGTCGAATTTTTCCGGAAAGGCGACCGAGATTTTGCACGTTGAGATTCCGGTATTGTGGCGAAAACCAATGATGGACAGGACGCGTCTGCCGCTGCGCGACGGAGGCATCCCAAGTCGATCTAGACCACCATGCTTACATCAACCTTACATCGAGCGTTTCGCGGGATGCCGGGACTGCAGGCGATACAATACGCCTTGACCGGAGCCGTCAGGCTCGGAAGATTCCCTTACACCAAGCTTACAACAGGCCCTGCGACTGTTTCGTTCGGGCTTGTCCAGCGCCCGGATTCATCCCATTGGTAGGCTCTTGCTTGCCTCACCCTACAGGCCGTCGATGCGTTTGCTGATCGTGGAAGACAACGTCGAACTCGCTGGCCTCCTGGCGAAGGGGCTGCGAGCTGTCGGGTATGAGACCGATGTTCTCTCGACCATCGACGATGCCAGTACCGCTCTCCGTACCACGTTCTACGCCGCACTCATTCTCGATCTGGGCCTTCCAGACGGCGACGGTCTGACGCTTCTGCGCGAGATCAGACACCGCAATATCCCCATCCCCGTGCTAGTTCTCACGGCTCGGGGCGGACTTCAGGACCGCGTGCATGGTTTGCGCAGCGGTGCGGACGACTATCTTGTGAAACCATTCGCGCTGGAGGAGTTAGTTGCGCGTCTCGAAGCGCAGTTGCGAAGGCCTGGGCATCTACTGGGAGGAGTGCTGCGCATCGCCAATCTGGAATTCGATACCGGAAACAGGCAAGCTTCGATCAACGGTCAGCCGCAACTTCTCTCGTCGCGGGAAACCGCAGTCCTGGAGCTTCTGATGCGCAGCAAGGGACGGGTCGTATCGAAGAAGCAGGTCGAGGACCATATTTTCGGACACTCCAACGAGATCGCGTCGAATGCGGTCGAGGTTTACGTTCATCGGCTGCGCAAGCAACTTGCCGACAAGGGCGCCAAAATTCAGGTTCATACAATCCGAGGCGTCGGATACCTCCTCGCGGAGGACAAGTAACCGACGTGCCCCAATTCAAATCGATCATTTCGCGAATCGTTATTCTGCATGTCGCGGCGGTTGCCGTAACATCTGTCCTTATATCGTTGGCATTGTCATGGCTGCTCAATTACGCGACCGACAGCATTCATAACCAGGCTATGAAGAAGCAGGCCGCGGCGCTGGCCGAACACCTCAAAGTATTGCCGAATGGCAAACTTACCCTGAGCCTCACACCCGATCTTCAGGGCCTCTATTCGCAGCCCTACGGGCGCTATTCCTATGCGGTGGTCGACTCCGAGAACCGTGTGCTATTTTCTTCGCTCAATGAGCACATGGCGCTGTTCCCCACGAACACGACATCAAGACATGTCGAATTCTTTCAGCGCAACCGCCGCGGCGCCACTGTTTCAGGCGTCAGCGTCAAAAGAACTGTAGGCGGACAAACCGTCTGGATTCAGGCTGGTGAGGACCTCGACAACCGAGATGTGCTGACCGACGATATCGTCGCTGAATTCTTCCGGAAAGTCGGTTGGATCGTCCTGCCCATCCTTCTCGTCCTGTTAATCACCGACATTGCAATTTTCAGACGTGCCCTGAAACCGTTGCGGCAGGCATCGGAGATCACGAAAAAAATCGGACCGCTGCGCACGGATCTTCGCTTGCCGACCACAGAGATTCCGCGCGAGGTCAAACCACTCGTGCTCGCCGTCAATCAGGCCCTCGATCGTCTTGAAGAAGGGTTTCGCGTCCAACGCGATTTCACCGCAGATGCGGCGCACGAACTTCGTACACCGTTGAGCATCCTACGAACCCGCATTGAGACTCTTGAGGATCAGCAGGCCAGCAAAACGCTCCTCAATGACATTGACAGCATGGCGCGCATCATCAGCCAATTGCTCGACGTCGCCGAGCTGGATTCGTTCGCGGTCGAACCGCACGAAGAAGCTGACCTGCGAATGGTCTGCACAGAGGTGATCGAATTCCTCGCACCTCTGGCCTTGGCGCAAGGGAAGGAAGTTGCGTTAACAGGGACATCGAATTCAGTCCTCGTTCGCGGCAATGCCGAAATGCTCAATCGCGCCATCCGGAATCTGGCGGAGAACGCGATCAGACACACGCCCCCGGGATCGGCAGTGGAGTTCATCGTCGAGGAAAATGGGACGGTCAGCGTTCTGGACGAAGGACCGGGTATATCGGATGAGGAGCGCGACTTCATCTTCCAGCGCTTTTGGCGGCGAGATCGCAACATGCCGGGAAGCACAGGTTTGGGGCTCCCGATCGTCCAGCGCATCGTTGAATTGCACGCCGCAACTCTTACTCTCAGCAATCGCAAGCCCACCGGCGCATGCTTCTCGATAAAATTTGCACCGCTCGCGGTATGAAGGATTCGCTGTGACCCTTGCTAGGTCAACGATCAGCGCTTGGCTGGTTAGGGCAGTGCTTGTGAGATCGCAGCAATGCTCCCCAGCGCCAACTCGACCGCAGTATTCAGAAAGCTCGAAGCCTCATCTGTCAGTCAACTTTCCGGCCTCCTCTCGAGACACTTCTGCTGGTGATACACAAGAGGCTTTTCGCCTTGTTCGGCAAGGCCTTTTGCCGCGTACTTTTGTGGTCAATATTTGAAGTTGCTTATCAAGCTCCGATATTTGACGAAGTAAGCCCACTTTAATGAGGGCGTTCGCCCGCTCTGGGCCGGCGGGAAGAGCGCGCGCTGCTGCAAGCGCGTCGTCAGCCTGCTTGGACCAGCAACTGACGGGATCGTGAGAGCGTAGTTTTGCCATGAGCACCACTTGAGCTTGATAAGCCCGGTACACAGATGGTCACGAAATCCGGCATACGCGTTGCCTAGAGTATCGTGTGAGCGATTCATCATCTCAAAGCAGGGTGTCGGAATAAAATTAGCGCAGCATTAGCAGTGCAAAAGATACATGGTGGAGATTCTAAATGTATCGCATCATCGGCATGCACCCATACCCGCAGATCAGCACGAAGCTGCCGCCACTAGCGAACAACCGGCTGTCGACCAGCATTCAGCTAAGAATGAATCTCGTAATATGCCCTATACCAATCTACGAAAGCCTGAATGCCCTCGGCAAATGGCGTAAAGTGCAGTTCGCCTACAACTGCCGTCAGTTCCCCAAGATCCGCACGGCTCGACAGCACCTCGCCAGGCTGCATCGGCAAAAGAATTTTTTCCACGGACCGATCGAAAGTGCTTTCTAACGCAGCAACAAGTGTCTTGATATCTAGGGATTCGCCTGATCCGATATTCAGAATGCGCCAAGGCATTTTGGTCGAGCCAAGTTCCGCGTTAGGCGTTCCTGGAATGTTATCAACAAGTCTAGCGATTATATCGGCGGCGTCTTCTGCATAAATGAAGTCACGCTGCATGCGACCATAATTGAAAAGATTTATCGGCCTTCCCGCCATAAGCGCTCTCGCAAAAAGCGATATCGCCATATCCGGCCTCACCCAAGGGCCATACACGGTGAAAAGCCTGACTCCCGTCGTGGGCAGTCCAAAAACATGACTATACGAATGCGCTATCAGTTCGTTTGCTCTTTTGCTTGCCGCATACAAGCTGATTGGCCGCTCAGCGCTATCGTAGGTTGACCGACTAAACTCAAGAGGGCCATCTCCGTAAACGGCGGAAGACGATGCATACAGAAAATGCTTGCATTCGTGCCGTCTGCATTCGTTCAAAACATTAACAAAACCAACGACATTGGCATCGATGTGTCGGTTGGCATTTGCGAAAGAATTGCGAACATCCGGATCCGCAGCCAGGTGAATGACGCCTTCGCAACTATTCGTACCAAACAGGAATTCTGTTGCCCGCCGATCAGTGAGATCAATCTCGCTGAACCGAAAGTTTGGATTGTTCTGAAGTGCGGACAGACGCGCACGCTTTAGGTCTGGATCATAGGAATCGTTGAGCGAATCAACGCCGACAATCTTTTTCCCGGAACTCAGCAGTTTTCGTACGGTGTGATATCCGACAAATCCGGCAGCGCCAGTGACGATTATGTCTCGCATTTTCCGCTTATTTGACCGCATGCCTGTGAAATTATGGAACCCTTGGAGGATACGGCTCTAAAATTAGCTAAAAATGAGCTTTGCAGACTGGCCTTAGAATGCACTAATCGGGTGGCGATACTTCCTCAGCCAAGCCTCCGTACTTCAATGCGAGTTTTACTTATCGAAGACGATCCTATGATCGGCCAGGGTCTTCAGCGTGGGCTGGACGATCAAGGCATAAGCGTGGACTGGGTAAAAACCGGACGTGACGGCAGAACAGCCTTAAAGCAGGGCGACCATTCACTCGTTCTGCTGGACCTTGGAATTCCCGAGGTATCCGGCTTTGAGTTGATACGGGAGACCCGATCCGCTCTCCAGTCAGTCCCGATCCTCATAATTACAGCTCGAGACGATATCGACGATCGCATCAAGGGGCTCGACCTTGGAGCGGATGACTACCTCATCAAGCCTTTTGAGCTTAGAGAATTACTGGCTCGCATGAGGGCGATCGAACGGAGACAGCATGGCCAAACAAGATCGCTCCTCATAAGTGGCGACATTACGCTGGATCTTGCAACACTGGAACTAGAGTACAAGAACATCAGACGGCTTTTGTCTTCCCGGGAGTTTGCGCTCATGCGCGTTCTTATGCAGAGACCCGGGAGGATCTTTTCACGCTCCCAGATCGAGCAACAGATCTACGGCTGGGGCGAAGAAGTAGAAAGTAACGCCGTCGACGTACTCATACATTCCATTCGAAAGCGGTTCGACAAGGAAATCATACGCAATATACGTGGCGCAGGCTGGATGGTCCTTAAAGACACCCGATGATTTCGCTCAGAAATATCGCGATGCTATGGGTGACGTTGCTTCTAATCGCAATTTCCGTCGCCGCTGTTCTGGCATCGCGCGCGCTGGCCGTGATCGAGATCAATAAGTTACTCGATAACGAATTACAGCAAATCGCTTTAAACGCGGGAAGCGGACTCTATACCGGAATACATCAGCTCATATCCCATATGGAGGACGAAAATCGCATCTCGGTACAGGTGTGGGACGACAATGGCGCCTTAATCCACGAAAATCCCATGGCAATGCGTTTGCCGCAACAGCCGGCTTCTGGATTTCACGATTTGACATTCAAGGGAAAATCGTGGCGCGTTTATACGGCTAATGATGGTAAGCATACGACTCAAGCCGCGCAGAGGTGGAGCGCTCGGACGGAGATCGCGAACCATACCGCGCTCGCTGCAGCTGTTCCAATTCTCGCAGCGCTGCCGATTGCGTGGATTGCGATCATCCTGGGAGTCAACGCGCTTCTCGCTCGCTTCTCCCGATTCGCAAATGAGCTCGCCGAGCGCGGATTGGAGGCCAAAGAGCCGGTTCTTGCCAGCGGGATGCCGCATGAAATAACGCCTCTCATCAGCGCAATGAATGAGCTCATCGCGAGACACAAAGCAGCCGCGGAGCAACAAAAGCAATTTCTTTCAGACGCCGCTCACGAACTCAGGACCCCCCTTGCAGCTCTGCAGATTCAGATCGACAATTTCCACAATCAGCCGTCCGCCGACGCCAAGGATGCGGCGCTCGGTGAGTTAAAGGCTGGCATTCAACGAGCCACCGCGATGATTCGGCAACTGATGCGCATGGCCCGTTTGGATGATGGAGCGCCTGGGTCACAAACGATAGACTTAAGAGAAACCCTGATAACGGTCGTGTCCGATTTTGTCCGCATGGCTTCGGCGCGGAATATAGATCTTGAAATGGAAATCGACGAGTCGGCGTCAACAGAAATAGCAGATACAGAAATCCGCTTTCTGTTTACAAACCTGATTGACAATGCGGTTCGATATTCCGTTGCTGGCGGCCGAGTGATCGTGATCCTCCGCAGGAACGGGCCCGATATTCTTGTAGAAGTCAGAGATTACGGGATTGGTATCCCCGTTACCGCGCTTCCGCGGTTATATGATCGGTTTTATAGAGCTGCTCCCGCTGATATCGAAGGGACTGGCCTAGGCTTGGCCATAGCCCGTAAAATTGCCGACCGTAACGGCTTCGGCCTCGAGATATCGAATAACATCGGTGGTCCGGGCGCGTCCGCTACTGTCTTCATTCCGCAGTCAACTTGATTTCAGATTGGGTAATTTGTGGC includes:
- a CDS encoding efflux RND transporter permease subunit codes for the protein MKSVLEFGLTRSAIIVLGLVVFCAAGLVAFSRLNVEAYPNPAPVILEITAQAPGLSAEEMEKYYTIPMEVGLYPTPGVVNIRSTSFYGLSFVRVTFKYGTDFYFALTQAAISLQQNVSLPNNLVPTIQQSSLVGEIFRYQLVGPPHFGLTNLRTLQDYVVERRLLTIPGVVQINSWGGTTKQFNVEADTQKLEAYNITVPQLLSALANANINVGGREIAIGQQSVNIRGIGLIDSGGDEDVTKGYKVSDIENVVLTQSGGLPIQVKNVAKVTVGYVPRLGIAGRDAQDDVATAIVVMGRTQHTNDIIPLVEAEVAKMNADGSLPPGVKIVPYYDRSSLVNVTTHTVLHNLIVGCLLVFLIQWIFLGDLRSALIVGANIPFALFFAIIILVIRGEDANLLSLGAVDFGIIVDSAVIMMENIFRNCQSTPEQRRSLLSRLSEGYWGSDPTSGPRHDAESPHWTQRLRLIFVSALQVNKAVFFTAAITVVAFVPLFTMQGVEGQIFGPMARTYGYALAGALIATFTVTPVLAALLLPKHVSETETVIVRALRAAYSPVLRWALSRVKMAVLVGCAFLALSAVAASRLGSEFLPALEEGNFWIRASMPPTISLEAGTKATAKMRQILLKHPEVVTVVSQHGRPDNGSDASPFSNVELFAPLKPFDQWPSGLTKEKLTEQLQKEFSEELPGIGFNFSQYIQDNVEEALSGVKGANSVKVVGPNLQVLESLATQIMAEMAKVKGVTDLGIFRTLGQPNLNIKIDREKTARYGLNTGDVNTVVQAALGGTTATTVLEGDRQFSLAVRLDPKFRDSIDAVRTVQVAYQTPSGANAYVPLSELADISLDTGASFIYRERSQRYVPVKFSVRGRDLGSTVAEAQERVAKAIKLPNGYRIIWAGEFDSLQKAKERLFVVIPITLLLIFVLLYGLFNSLRDSLLALTGIPFAIGGGLIALHLAGLDFSISAAIGFISLFGVAVMDGILNITYYRELRAAGMSVAEAVYHGAEQRMRPMLMTALSAGVGLFPAAISHGIGSQVQRPLATVVVGGMFIGPVLLLVVAPALRQIFLSKEQPTPTEAEDDDLLEQAAGKP
- a CDS encoding efflux RND transporter periplasmic adaptor subunit translates to MVALSAVVVLGGRYLLGSTDVQAATDPQVSESRPASGRADARSSVDLTEKQASTLTIAPAPVQEFAMRRTAVGTIDFNQNLLIQVFSQYPGKIIKALYNIGDDVKQGDLLFTIDSPDLLQAESALLASAGVLELQTRTLSRVTQLLKAGGSAQKDIDQATSDKQTAEANFKAAKNAVRIFGKTDAEIEQILEDRHVDSTLLVPSPITGRIITRNAAPGLLTQPGNAPAPFSVADISTMWMVANVIETDAPAYKVGQEVEVRVPAYPDAVFKGHVTVVGSMIDPTTHRQLVRSEIADPEHLLRPGMFASFVIQTGTPVRSVAVPADAVVREGDGTMTVWVTSDRRHFTKRIVKVGLQQQNGQSQILEGVAQGELVVVEGAVFLSNKLLLGANG
- a CDS encoding response regulator transcription factor, with translation MRLLIVEDNVELAGLLAKGLRAVGYETDVLSTIDDASTALRTTFYAALILDLGLPDGDGLTLLREIRHRNIPIPVLVLTARGGLQDRVHGLRSGADDYLVKPFALEELVARLEAQLRRPGHLLGGVLRIANLEFDTGNRQASINGQPQLLSSRETAVLELLMRSKGRVVSKKQVEDHIFGHSNEIASNAVEVYVHRLRKQLADKGAKIQVHTIRGVGYLLAEDK
- a CDS encoding sensor histidine kinase yields the protein MPQFKSIISRIVILHVAAVAVTSVLISLALSWLLNYATDSIHNQAMKKQAAALAEHLKVLPNGKLTLSLTPDLQGLYSQPYGRYSYAVVDSENRVLFSSLNEHMALFPTNTTSRHVEFFQRNRRGATVSGVSVKRTVGGQTVWIQAGEDLDNRDVLTDDIVAEFFRKVGWIVLPILLVLLITDIAIFRRALKPLRQASEITKKIGPLRTDLRLPTTEIPREVKPLVLAVNQALDRLEEGFRVQRDFTADAAHELRTPLSILRTRIETLEDQQASKTLLNDIDSMARIISQLLDVAELDSFAVEPHEEADLRMVCTEVIEFLAPLALAQGKEVALTGTSNSVLVRGNAEMLNRAIRNLAENAIRHTPPGSAVEFIVEENGTVSVLDEGPGISDEERDFIFQRFWRRDRNMPGSTGLGLPIVQRIVELHAATLTLSNRKPTGACFSIKFAPLAV
- a CDS encoding NAD-dependent epimerase/dehydratase family protein; this translates as MRDIIVTGAAGFVGYHTVRKLLSSGKKIVGVDSLNDSYDPDLKRARLSALQNNPNFRFSEIDLTDRRATEFLFGTNSCEGVIHLAADPDVRNSFANANRHIDANVVGFVNVLNECRRHECKHFLYASSSAVYGDGPLEFSRSTYDSAERPISLYAASKRANELIAHSYSHVFGLPTTGVRLFTVYGPWVRPDMAISLFARALMAGRPINLFNYGRMQRDFIYAEDAADIIARLVDNIPGTPNAELGSTKMPWRILNIGSGESLDIKTLVAALESTFDRSVEKILLPMQPGEVLSSRADLGELTAVVGELHFTPFAEGIQAFVDWYRAYYEIHS
- a CDS encoding response regulator, which gives rise to MRVLLIEDDPMIGQGLQRGLDDQGISVDWVKTGRDGRTALKQGDHSLVLLDLGIPEVSGFELIRETRSALQSVPILIITARDDIDDRIKGLDLGADDYLIKPFELRELLARMRAIERRQHGQTRSLLISGDITLDLATLELEYKNIRRLLSSREFALMRVLMQRPGRIFSRSQIEQQIYGWGEEVESNAVDVLIHSIRKRFDKEIIRNIRGAGWMVLKDTR
- a CDS encoding ATP-binding protein; its protein translation is MISLRNIAMLWVTLLLIAISVAAVLASRALAVIEINKLLDNELQQIALNAGSGLYTGIHQLISHMEDENRISVQVWDDNGALIHENPMAMRLPQQPASGFHDLTFKGKSWRVYTANDGKHTTQAAQRWSARTEIANHTALAAAVPILAALPIAWIAIILGVNALLARFSRFANELAERGLEAKEPVLASGMPHEITPLISAMNELIARHKAAAEQQKQFLSDAAHELRTPLAALQIQIDNFHNQPSADAKDAALGELKAGIQRATAMIRQLMRMARLDDGAPGSQTIDLRETLITVVSDFVRMASARNIDLEMEIDESASTEIADTEIRFLFTNLIDNAVRYSVAGGRVIVILRRNGPDILVEVRDYGIGIPVTALPRLYDRFYRAAPADIEGTGLGLAIARKIADRNGFGLEISNNIGGPGASATVFIPQST